In Anaerolineales bacterium, one DNA window encodes the following:
- a CDS encoding shikimate kinase codes for MNAFPCKRIVVIGTTSSGKSTLAKALSERLNLDFIELDALHWEPNWMMAEIEVFRERVRETTDAKGWVVAGNYSKVRDIVWSRAEAVIWLDYPLPIVFWRLLVRTIRRAVTREDLWNGNRETFWEHLKLWSEESLFHWLFKTYWRRKRETPFLLSLPEHRHLTLVHFKHPRETEAWLMGLK; via the coding sequence ATGAACGCATTTCCCTGCAAACGAATTGTTGTGATCGGCACCACTTCATCGGGCAAGTCCACGCTGGCAAAGGCATTGTCGGAACGATTGAATTTGGACTTTATCGAACTAGACGCCTTGCACTGGGAGCCGAACTGGATGATGGCGGAGATTGAGGTCTTCCGTGAGCGCGTCCGCGAGACGACGGACGCAAAGGGCTGGGTGGTGGCGGGAAATTACAGCAAAGTACGCGACATCGTCTGGAGTCGCGCCGAAGCCGTCATCTGGCTGGATTATCCCCTCCCCATCGTGTTCTGGCGTTTGCTCGTCCGCACCATCCGCCGCGCCGTCACTCGTGAGGATCTATGGAACGGCAACCGCGAGACATTCTGGGAACATCTCAAATTGTGGTCAGAGGAGTCCTTGTTCCACTGGCTGTTCAAAACGTATTGGAGAAGGAAGCGGGAAACGCCATTTCTTCTTTCCCTCCCCGAGCACCGGCATTTGACGCTGGTCCATTTCAAACATCCGCGTGAAACGGAGGCATGGCTGATGGGTCTTAAATAA
- a CDS encoding aminotransferase class III-fold pyridoxal phosphate-dependent enzyme, protein MFDIPDDEILPLSKEHVFWTWSAQAKVNPIAVKRARGVYFWDVDDKRYLDFNSMTMCVNIGHGDERIIKAMQEQAAELPYAAPGMTTKIRALAGKAVADITPNKALRKVLFTLGGADANENAIKLARGYTKRHKILTRYRSYHGATAGAMAATGDPRRVAWEPNLMPGVVHFLDPYRYRSTFHRANLNISEEDFARDYVNHLEEIILYEGPESIAAILMESVTGTNGIIIPPSGYMQGVRALCDKYGIVMIADEVMSGFGRTGKWFAIEHWDVVPDIISMAKGLTSAYAPLGAVAMKPEIAAAFDEHVFESGLTYTSHPISLAAAVANIHAMREDQVVEHAAGMGPVLKRMLTDLGEAHPSVGEVRNIGLFGIIELVKDRKTKEPMAPWNASSPEMVALRKFCLDHGLFLYTHWHTVLIIPPLIITGEQLKEGMDILDKALEITDRAANK, encoded by the coding sequence ATGTTCGACATCCCCGATGACGAAATTCTGCCCCTCTCGAAAGAACACGTCTTTTGGACGTGGTCGGCGCAAGCCAAAGTCAATCCCATCGCTGTGAAACGCGCCAGGGGCGTGTATTTCTGGGATGTGGACGACAAGCGCTACCTCGATTTCAATTCAATGACGATGTGCGTCAACATCGGTCACGGCGATGAGCGCATCATCAAAGCCATGCAAGAGCAGGCGGCGGAGCTGCCCTACGCGGCGCCGGGCATGACGACGAAGATCCGCGCGCTGGCGGGCAAAGCCGTGGCGGATATTACGCCGAATAAAGCCCTGCGCAAAGTCCTCTTCACGCTTGGCGGCGCGGATGCGAATGAAAATGCCATCAAACTCGCGCGCGGATACACCAAGCGTCATAAAATTCTCACGCGCTATCGCTCCTATCACGGAGCAACGGCGGGTGCAATGGCGGCGACGGGCGATCCGCGCCGCGTGGCGTGGGAGCCGAACCTCATGCCGGGTGTTGTCCATTTTCTCGACCCCTATCGCTATCGCTCCACCTTTCACCGGGCAAACCTGAATATTTCAGAAGAGGATTTTGCGCGGGATTATGTCAACCATCTGGAAGAGATCATCCTGTACGAAGGACCTGAATCCATCGCCGCCATCTTGATGGAATCTGTTACGGGGACGAATGGCATTATCATCCCCCCCAGCGGATACATGCAGGGCGTCCGTGCGTTGTGCGACAAATACGGCATCGTCATGATCGCGGATGAAGTGATGAGCGGTTTCGGGCGTACGGGCAAGTGGTTTGCCATCGAACACTGGGATGTTGTGCCTGACATCATCAGTATGGCAAAGGGACTCACGTCTGCGTATGCGCCGTTGGGGGCGGTGGCGATGAAACCTGAGATCGCGGCGGCGTTCGATGAACATGTTTTCGAAAGTGGGCTGACATACACCTCCCATCCCATTTCACTGGCGGCAGCCGTGGCGAACATCCACGCCATGAGGGAGGATCAAGTCGTGGAACACGCGGCAGGCATGGGTCCGGTGTTGAAGCGCATGTTGACAGACTTGGGCGAAGCGCATCCATCGGTGGGGGAAGTCCGCAATATTGGTTTGTTCGGCATCATCGAACTGGTGAAAGACAGAAAGACGAAAGAGCCGATGGCGCCATGGAATGCGTCATCGCCGGAGATGGTCGCGCTGAGAAAGTTTTGTCTGGATCACGGCTTGTTCCTGTACACGCACTGGCATACCGTGCTGATCATCCCGCCGTTGATCATCACCGGGGAGCAGTTGAAGGAGGGGATGGATATACTGGACAAGGCGCTGGAGATCACGGACAGGGCTGCAAATAAGTAA
- the dnaJ gene encoding molecular chaperone DnaJ, translated as MSSNRDYYEVLGVGRNASDDEIKAAFRNLARQYHPDVSKEPDAEDRFKEVNEAYGVLSDSDKRARYDRFGKEGLGSMGGSGFHDYTVDFNDIFEDLFSGFGFSTGRRSRRSPRRGRDLQMAVSLKFDEAVFGVDKEIEFERDETCSRCGGNGAEPGTSPVKCSNCNGQGEVRQVRQTFLGQMVQSATCPACNGRGETISSPCKTCRGGGLERKRVKKKVQIPAGVDHGTQIRLNGEGAPGVFGGPNGSLFVVLDVKPHQFFKRRENDILLNLDINVAQAVLGAEIEVPTLDGDEKLKIPAGTQPGKVFTMRGKGVPYLRRRDRGNQLVIVNVAIPAKLTKEQRELFEKLAESLGTAVKPQEKGFLDWLNEALGG; from the coding sequence ATGAGCAGCAACCGGGATTATTACGAAGTACTTGGCGTGGGACGGAACGCGAGCGATGACGAAATCAAAGCCGCGTTTCGTAATCTTGCGCGCCAGTATCACCCCGATGTAAGCAAAGAACCGGACGCCGAGGATCGATTTAAGGAAGTCAATGAAGCCTACGGCGTGCTTTCGGATTCCGACAAGCGCGCACGCTATGACCGCTTTGGCAAGGAGGGACTTGGCAGTATGGGGGGCAGCGGTTTCCATGATTACACTGTGGACTTCAACGATATCTTCGAAGACCTGTTCAGTGGATTCGGATTCTCGACGGGGCGCCGTTCACGCAGATCTCCGCGCCGCGGACGTGATTTGCAAATGGCGGTTTCGCTCAAGTTTGATGAGGCGGTCTTTGGCGTCGATAAGGAGATCGAATTCGAGCGTGACGAGACTTGTTCACGCTGCGGTGGCAATGGCGCAGAGCCCGGCACAAGCCCCGTGAAATGTTCGAACTGTAATGGACAGGGTGAGGTGCGTCAGGTGCGTCAGACCTTTTTGGGTCAGATGGTGCAATCTGCCACATGCCCTGCCTGTAACGGACGAGGTGAGACGATTTCATCGCCGTGTAAAACATGCCGGGGCGGCGGGTTGGAGCGCAAGCGGGTTAAAAAGAAGGTGCAGATCCCCGCAGGCGTGGATCACGGCACGCAGATCCGTTTGAATGGGGAAGGCGCTCCCGGTGTATTTGGCGGTCCGAACGGCAGTCTGTTCGTTGTGCTGGATGTGAAGCCGCATCAGTTCTTCAAACGCCGCGAGAATGATATTTTGTTGAACCTTGATATCAATGTGGCGCAGGCCGTGCTTGGCGCAGAAATTGAGGTGCCGACGCTTGACGGCGATGAGAAGTTGAAGATCCCCGCCGGCACCCAGCCCGGCAAAGTCTTTACAATGCGCGGCAAGGGTGTGCCGTATTTGAGACGCAGGGACCGCGGCAATCAGTTGGTGATCGTGAACGTGGCGATCCCCGCCAAGCTGACAAAAGAACAGCGCGAGTTGTTTGAGAAGCTGGCGGAGAGTTTGGGTACGGCCGTCAAGCCGCAGGAAAAAGGATTTTTGGACTGGTTGAATGAGGCATTGGGGGGATAG
- a CDS encoding NUDIX domain-containing protein, with product MVKNVLRLWRLLPMWVHILAAKLSRSKFRAAVAALVFDGQGRVLLFKHTYRKFEWGIPAGSLEYREQPADAILREFFEETGMQIKIERLLTAVSAQEDHHITMVYLCKIVGGEFRPSYEISEIKFFDPNDLPHMLFAEKDLIRWGAKEAN from the coding sequence ATGGTGAAAAACGTATTGCGCCTGTGGCGTCTCCTGCCGATGTGGGTGCATATCCTTGCTGCAAAACTTTCACGCTCCAAATTCCGTGCGGCGGTGGCGGCGTTGGTGTTCGATGGGCAGGGACGGGTGTTGCTTTTCAAACATACCTATCGTAAATTTGAGTGGGGCATTCCTGCAGGGAGTCTTGAGTATCGTGAGCAGCCTGCGGATGCGATCCTCCGTGAGTTCTTTGAAGAGACAGGCATGCAGATCAAAATCGAGCGTTTGCTGACAGCAGTCAGCGCGCAGGAGGATCACCATATCACCATGGTGTATTTGTGTAAAATAGTAGGTGGCGAGTTTAGACCCTCGTACGAGATTTCTGAAATAAAATTCTTCGACCCAAACGATCTGCCGCACATGTTGTTCGCGGAAAAGGATTTAATCCGCTGGGGCGCAAAGGAAGCAAATTGA
- the dnaK gene encoding molecular chaperone DnaK — MAKIIGIDLGTTNSVAAVMSGGEPVVIPSAEGERLVPSVVAVNKNGERLVGRVARNQAITNPQNTIFSVKRFMGRKSDDPEVERTRKRVPYAVKGAENGDVRVTLGEREYSAPEISAMILAKIKADAEAYLGEAITQAVITVPAYFNDAQRNATKDAGKIAGLEVLRIINEPTASSLAYGLDKKKNEVIVVYDLGGGTFDVSILDVGDGVFQVRATSGDTFLGGDDFDLRIMDHLIEEFKKDNGIDLNNDRQALQRLKEASEKAKIELSTVMQTEINLPYLTADANGPKHLVMTMTRSKLEQITADLVDRTIAPVKQALSDAGLNAGDISEIVLVGGMTRMPAIQDRVRAFFGKDPHKGVNPDEVVAIGAAIQAGVLGGEVKDILLLDVAPLTLAIETLGGVATAQIERNTTIPTRRSQVFSTAADNQTQVEIHILQGERPMAADNKSLGKFILDGIPPAPRGMPQIEVTFDVDANGILKVSAKDKATGRSQHITITASSGLSDSEVEQMRKDAEAHADDDRKRKEMIEARNHADNTAYAAEKALREFGDKVPAEVRSEIETQVAETKSAAQGEDVEKIKAATDALGLAIQKIGASVYEQGQAAPGGEAAGEAGESSSTDENPDVVDGEVKE, encoded by the coding sequence ATGGCAAAAATCATTGGTATTGATCTTGGCACGACAAATTCGGTTGCCGCTGTTATGTCTGGCGGTGAACCCGTTGTGATCCCTTCTGCAGAAGGGGAAAGACTTGTCCCTTCCGTGGTGGCGGTGAATAAAAACGGCGAGCGCCTGGTGGGCCGTGTGGCCCGCAACCAGGCGATCACGAATCCACAGAACACGATTTTTTCGGTGAAGCGTTTTATGGGCCGCAAGTCCGATGACCCCGAGGTGGAACGCACCCGCAAGCGCGTTCCGTATGCCGTGAAGGGTGCCGAGAACGGCGATGTGCGCGTGACCCTGGGGGAGAGGGAGTATTCTGCGCCGGAAATTTCAGCAATGATCCTTGCAAAGATCAAGGCGGATGCCGAGGCATATCTGGGCGAAGCGATTACGCAGGCGGTGATCACCGTCCCTGCATATTTCAACGACGCGCAGCGCAATGCCACCAAGGACGCCGGCAAGATCGCCGGTTTGGAAGTGCTCCGCATCATCAATGAACCGACCGCCTCCTCGCTTGCGTACGGCCTCGATAAAAAGAAGAACGAGGTCATTGTCGTTTATGATCTTGGCGGCGGCACATTCGATGTATCCATTCTCGATGTGGGTGACGGCGTGTTCCAGGTGCGAGCCACGAGCGGCGACACCTTCCTCGGCGGCGATGATTTCGACCTGCGCATCATGGATCATCTTATCGAGGAATTCAAAAAGGATAATGGCATTGATTTGAACAATGACCGTCAGGCATTGCAGCGCTTGAAGGAGGCATCTGAAAAGGCGAAGATCGAACTTTCCACCGTGATGCAGACGGAGATCAATCTGCCCTACCTGACCGCGGATGCGAACGGACCAAAACATCTGGTGATGACCATGACACGCTCCAAGCTGGAACAGATCACAGCGGACCTTGTTGACCGAACGATTGCTCCTGTCAAACAGGCATTGTCCGACGCCGGATTAAATGCAGGGGATATCAGCGAGATCGTCCTAGTCGGCGGAATGACCCGTATGCCCGCCATCCAGGACCGTGTGCGTGCCTTCTTTGGCAAGGACCCGCACAAAGGTGTGAATCCGGATGAAGTCGTGGCAATTGGCGCGGCGATTCAGGCGGGCGTGCTCGGTGGAGAGGTGAAGGATATTCTCCTGCTCGATGTCGCTCCCTTGACTCTCGCAATCGAAACGCTGGGCGGCGTTGCCACGGCTCAAATCGAGCGTAATACCACCATCCCGACCCGCCGCTCGCAGGTATTCTCCACCGCAGCGGACAACCAGACGCAGGTTGAGATCCACATTTTGCAGGGTGAACGCCCGATGGCGGCGGATAATAAATCGCTGGGCAAATTTATTTTGGACGGCATTCCACCCGCGCCGCGTGGGATGCCCCAAATTGAGGTCACCTTCGATGTGGACGCGAACGGCATTTTGAAGGTCAGCGCGAAGGACAAGGCTACGGGACGTTCCCAACATATTACGATCACAGCTTCCTCCGGTTTGAGCGACAGCGAAGTGGAGCAGATGCGCAAGGATGCCGAGGCTCACGCAGATGACGACCGCAAGCGCAAGGAAATGATCGAAGCGCGTAACCATGCGGATAACACAGCCTATGCCGCGGAGAAGGCTTTGCGCGAGTTCGGCGACAAAGTCCCTGCCGAGGTGCGCAGTGAGATCGAAACCCAGGTCGCCGAGACCAAATCTGCGGCGCAGGGCGAGGACGTGGAGAAGATCAAAGCAGCCACGGATGCGTTGGGTCTGGCAATTCAAAAGATTGGCGCATCTGTATATGAGCAGGGGCAGGCTGCTCCTGGCGGCGAAGCGGCCGGGGAAGCCGGGGAAAGTTCGTCCACTGATGAGAATCCCGATGTGGTTGATGGTGAAGTGAAGGAATAG
- a CDS encoding Yip1 family protein, with amino-acid sequence MENPSNAPIMEHKPGPAGWLPVWIKAVSKPGEQTFIEITESPDATSKTAFIWIFIVGTISGVIQAVLQAIYTMTGTTPQITIPGLEEYTQNVGSGDPSSVVITLLISVCLSPVAGGISVLFFALGAAIVQWIAKLFGGIGTFDKLAYALAAISVPFTLISAVLTLFSAIPYVGACFGILSIGLGIYALVLQVMAVKGVNRFGWGPAIGSVFIPGLVIFAFCCCIVFAGITVLGPMIGETFEGLQFAP; translated from the coding sequence ATGGAAAACCCTTCGAATGCCCCCATCATGGAACACAAGCCCGGCCCCGCAGGGTGGCTGCCGGTCTGGATAAAGGCTGTTTCAAAGCCGGGCGAGCAGACCTTTATTGAAATTACAGAAAGCCCCGACGCGACCTCGAAGACCGCCTTTATCTGGATATTTATCGTGGGAACGATTTCGGGAGTCATTCAGGCTGTTCTGCAGGCCATTTACACGATGACCGGGACCACCCCCCAGATTACCATACCGGGCTTGGAGGAGTACACTCAAAACGTTGGCAGCGGCGATCCGTCCAGCGTTGTCATCACGTTGCTCATCAGCGTTTGTCTTTCGCCTGTCGCGGGCGGGATCTCCGTGCTTTTCTTCGCGCTTGGCGCTGCCATCGTACAATGGATCGCCAAACTGTTCGGAGGTATTGGAACGTTTGACAAACTTGCCTACGCCCTCGCGGCGATTTCCGTGCCGTTCACCCTGATTTCCGCAGTGCTGACCCTTTTCAGTGCGATCCCATATGTGGGGGCTTGTTTTGGGATCCTTTCGATTGGCCTGGGCATCTACGCCCTTGTGCTTCAAGTGATGGCGGTCAAGGGCGTGAATCGCTTTGGATGGGGTCCCGCGATCGGCTCTGTGTTCATCCCGGGGCTGGTCATCTTTGCCTTCTGCTGCTGTATTGTGTTTGCAGGCATTACGGTGCTGGGACCTATGATCGGGGAGACCTTCGAAGGCTTGCAATTTGCCCCGTAA
- a CDS encoding DUF190 domain-containing protein, with product MKLPQEGYLLRIFIGESDKHEHKPLYEWIVLLAREQGLAGATVLRGMMGFGANSVIRTFKIERLSEDLPIIVEIVDTKEKLESFLDLIDEHIQAGLVTLEKAQIRFYKADNK from the coding sequence ATGAAGTTACCGCAGGAAGGTTATTTGCTTCGCATATTTATTGGCGAGTCAGATAAACACGAACATAAACCGCTGTACGAATGGATTGTCCTGCTGGCGCGCGAGCAGGGATTGGCGGGCGCGACCGTCCTGCGCGGCATGATGGGTTTTGGTGCGAACAGTGTCATCCGCACGTTCAAGATCGAGCGTCTTTCCGAAGACCTGCCCATCATTGTGGAGATCGTGGATACAAAGGAAAAACTCGAATCGTTTCTTGATTTAATTGATGAACATATTCAGGCAGGTCTGGTCACGTTGGAAAAGGCGCAGATCCGATTTTACAAGGCCGATAATAAATGA
- the hrcA gene encoding heat-inducible transcriptional repressor HrcA — MNMTNLTERQKTLLLLIIRDYIDSAQPVGSKRLAERYHLDLSSATIRNEMAALTEMGYLRQPHTSAGRVPSEEGYRYFVSEMIQDAELPETVQHTISHQFYQARADMDQWMTLAASILAHQSQGVSVITAPHAQLAKYKHVELISTQGRQVLMVLVLAGGEVSQQILTLAEPVSQERLSQTTTRLNNLLAGLPVDAIDSLAHRPDALDQDILLLILQDMRRAAASASGEIYTDGLTNVLSKPEFSGSDEARKTLKLFEERSTLQDLLVRTTTNSNIGGLQVLIGGEGEWDELRQCSMVIARYGVPGMATGALGVLGPMRMSYARTIPTVRYVAGLLSDLVNETISIE; from the coding sequence ATGAATATGACCAACCTTACCGAACGCCAGAAGACCCTGCTTCTACTTATCATACGTGACTACATCGATTCCGCTCAGCCGGTCGGCTCGAAGCGGCTGGCGGAGCGTTATCACCTCGACCTTTCCTCTGCGACCATCCGCAACGAGATGGCGGCGCTGACAGAGATGGGCTACCTGCGCCAGCCTCACACCTCGGCGGGGCGCGTTCCATCCGAGGAAGGGTACCGCTATTTCGTCAGTGAGATGATCCAGGATGCCGAACTGCCCGAAACCGTCCAGCATACCATCTCGCACCAGTTCTACCAGGCCCGCGCCGACATGGATCAATGGATGACCCTCGCGGCATCCATCCTTGCACACCAATCACAGGGTGTTTCAGTCATCACTGCGCCGCACGCACAACTGGCAAAGTACAAACACGTCGAATTGATCTCCACCCAGGGACGGCAGGTCTTAATGGTTTTGGTGCTGGCCGGAGGAGAGGTTTCCCAGCAGATTCTGACACTGGCGGAACCCGTCTCCCAGGAACGGCTCAGCCAGACCACCACGCGTCTTAACAACCTCCTTGCTGGTCTTCCCGTGGATGCGATTGACTCCCTTGCGCATCGCCCAGACGCGCTTGACCAGGACATCCTGCTTCTCATCCTGCAGGATATGCGCCGTGCTGCTGCGAGTGCCTCCGGTGAAATTTATACAGACGGGTTAACCAATGTATTAAGTAAACCCGAGTTTTCAGGTTCGGATGAAGCGCGGAAGACCCTGAAATTATTCGAGGAGCGTTCGACTCTGCAGGACCTGCTCGTACGCACGACCACGAACAGCAACATCGGCGGACTTCAAGTGTTGATCGGCGGGGAAGGTGAATGGGATGAGCTGCGTCAATGTTCGATGGTCATCGCAAGATATGGCGTCCCTGGCATGGCGACAGGCGCACTGGGTGTGCTGGGTCCCATGCGGATGTCCTACGCAAGAACGATCCCAACCGTGCGATATGTCGCTGGTCTGTTAAGTGATCTGGTGAACGAAACGATTTCAATTGAATAA
- the prmA gene encoding 50S ribosomal protein L11 methyltransferase — MNWLEVSLTVDGELAESVADVLARFAPNGVMTEQGVRFVNDEDEGTATGPITVRAYLEVNDQLEETRQKIEESLFYLGMIQPVPTPMYTQIADQNWMEAWKQHYKPILIGQRLLILPAWFESPDLKRIPIKIDPGMAFGTGTHPTTQLCLELMELSSDHRPLSTIIDVGCGSGILSIAALKLGASSVLGVDIDIESVKNSRENADVNGMGKELILGQGSVTEVLAGQFEFKSAPLVLANILAPVLIRLFDAGLADLIQPDGEIILSGILSHQAEHVMEAGQAKGLKRGETRQMKDWVAISMRK, encoded by the coding sequence ATGAACTGGCTTGAAGTTTCGTTGACCGTGGACGGCGAGCTCGCCGAGTCTGTTGCGGATGTGCTGGCTCGTTTTGCGCCGAACGGCGTGATGACCGAGCAGGGCGTGCGCTTTGTCAACGATGAAGACGAGGGCACGGCCACAGGTCCCATCACGGTGCGGGCATATCTCGAAGTGAACGATCAACTTGAAGAGACGCGGCAGAAGATCGAGGAGTCGCTTTTCTATCTGGGGATGATTCAGCCTGTGCCGACTCCCATGTATACTCAGATCGCGGATCAAAACTGGATGGAAGCTTGGAAGCAGCATTACAAACCGATCCTCATCGGACAGAGACTCCTGATCCTGCCCGCCTGGTTTGAATCGCCCGACCTCAAGCGCATCCCCATCAAAATTGACCCGGGCATGGCCTTCGGCACGGGCACACATCCAACCACACAACTCTGCCTCGAATTGATGGAACTGTCCAGCGACCACCGTCCCCTGTCCACCATCATCGACGTCGGCTGCGGTTCCGGTATTCTCTCAATTGCCGCCCTAAAACTTGGTGCAAGCAGCGTCCTCGGCGTGGACATTGACATCGAGTCCGTGAAGAACTCGCGCGAGAATGCGGATGTCAATGGCATGGGGAAGGAGTTGATCCTTGGGCAGGGTTCCGTGACCGAAGTGCTGGCGGGGCAGTTCGAGTTCAAGTCCGCGCCATTGGTGCTGGCGAACATCCTCGCGCCTGTGCTGATTCGTCTCTTCGACGCGGGGCTGGCAGACTTGATTCAGCCCGATGGTGAGATCATCCTTAGCGGGATTCTGAGTCATCAGGCGGAACATGTCATGGAGGCAGGGCAGGCCAAAGGGTTGAAGCGAGGCGAGACTCGTCAAATGAAGGATTGGGTTGCAATTTCCATGAGGAAATAA
- a CDS encoding 5'-methylthioadenosine/S-adenosylhomocysteine nucleosidase encodes MKTVIIVSAIAEWNAVKEIFPQLEIVRFPYGESSVLNLRDWNLTLYHCGWGKIASAGAIQYIIDHDQPDLIVNLGTCGGFEGLVELGDIVLVERAFVYDIVELMGDLNIVEYYASSLDLSWLPDPQPHPTRRGLIASADSDLPPHKIAHLKSQGAIAGDWESGALAWVANKNNARLLILRGVSDLVNEQAGEAYDNLALFEERTKGIMRTLFDQLPDWLQTVKM; translated from the coding sequence ATGAAAACGGTTATCATCGTCTCTGCCATTGCGGAATGGAACGCTGTAAAGGAAATTTTTCCGCAGCTTGAAATCGTCCGCTTCCCGTACGGTGAATCGTCCGTGTTGAATCTCAGGGATTGGAATCTCACGCTTTATCACTGCGGCTGGGGAAAGATCGCCTCGGCCGGCGCGATCCAATACATCATCGATCATGATCAGCCCGACCTGATCGTCAACCTCGGCACCTGTGGCGGATTTGAGGGGCTGGTCGAACTGGGCGACATCGTGCTCGTGGAACGCGCCTTTGTCTATGACATTGTGGAACTCATGGGAGACCTCAACATCGTGGAGTACTACGCCTCCTCCCTCGACCTGAGCTGGCTGCCAGACCCCCAGCCTCATCCCACCCGCCGCGGACTCATCGCCTCCGCCGACAGCGACCTGCCGCCGCATAAAATTGCCCATCTTAAATCTCAGGGAGCCATTGCCGGGGACTGGGAATCGGGCGCGCTGGCCTGGGTGGCGAACAAGAACAACGCGCGTTTGCTCATCCTGCGCGGCGTCAGTGACCTGGTCAATGAGCAGGCTGGGGAGGCGTACGATAATCTGGCATTGTTCGAGGAGCGTACAAAAGGTATCATGCGGACGCTGTTCGATCAGCTGCCGGATTGGCTGCAGACTGTAAAGATGTAG
- the crcB gene encoding fluoride efflux transporter CrcB: MTNLLLIGFGGFIGSVMRYLASGYVQQVSKSVGFPYGTLVVNVVGCFMLGLLAQLAETRGAFTSETRLFVFAGILGGFTTFSTFGNETLYLARDNQMMAALGNIGANVIFGLFAVWLGRTISYLIWR; the protein is encoded by the coding sequence TTGACAAATCTACTTCTTATCGGTTTTGGCGGTTTTATCGGTTCGGTCATGCGCTATCTTGCCAGTGGATATGTGCAACAGGTATCGAAGAGCGTTGGCTTTCCCTATGGCACGCTTGTTGTCAATGTAGTCGGGTGTTTTATGCTCGGGCTCCTTGCCCAGCTTGCAGAAACCCGAGGCGCTTTTACCAGCGAAACGCGTTTGTTCGTTTTTGCCGGCATCCTGGGCGGTTTTACAACATTTTCAACGTTTGGCAACGAAACACTCTATCTCGCGCGCGATAATCAAATGATGGCCGCGCTTGGAAACATCGGCGCGAATGTCATTTTCGGCCTCTTTGCTGTTTGGCTTGGACGCACCATTTCGTATTTGATCTGGAGGTAG
- the grpE gene encoding nucleotide exchange factor GrpE produces MTDKKKHKYEEEVNEIQAEGDAMPEAAQQPAAGLEALQRQLEDAEAKASEYKDSWARSQAEFQNYKKRIERDTEMMYAGMKGDIIKKMLPVLDDLERALQNRPAEDAWANGIELIVRKLQNTMESEGVKRIEAEGTAFDPNFHEAISHEPVDEVESGHVIEVVQNGYMLGERVIRPAMVRVAQ; encoded by the coding sequence ATGACCGACAAAAAGAAACACAAATACGAGGAAGAAGTAAATGAGATTCAGGCTGAAGGGGATGCAATGCCCGAGGCGGCCCAACAGCCCGCGGCGGGGCTGGAGGCGTTACAGCGTCAGCTTGAAGATGCGGAAGCGAAGGCCTCTGAATATAAGGACAGCTGGGCGCGGTCCCAGGCGGAATTCCAAAATTACAAGAAGCGCATCGAGCGTGATACCGAGATGATGTATGCCGGCATGAAGGGCGATATCATCAAGAAGATGCTGCCTGTGCTTGATGATCTGGAACGCGCGCTGCAAAACCGTCCCGCGGAGGATGCCTGGGCGAACGGCATTGAATTGATCGTGCGCAAACTCCAAAATACTATGGAAAGCGAGGGTGTGAAACGAATTGAAGCGGAAGGCACAGCCTTCGACCCGAACTTCCACGAGGCCATTTCACATGAACCTGTTGACGAGGTGGAGAGCGGCCATGTGATCGAAGTGGTGCAAAATGGCTACATGCTCGGCGAGCGCGTGATCCGGCCTGCGATGGTGCGGGTGGCGCAATAA
- a CDS encoding CinA family protein, producing MPNKLEETVRDLFRTHDLHLAAAESCTGGLISHRITDVPGSSEYFTGGIVAYSYEAKASLLNVSWDTLNTKGAVSKETVLEMARGVRHALQSDIAVSVSGIAGPGGGTAEKPVGTTWIGLVTPEDEWTRHFIWAGDRAQNKQYSCDAALQLILDYLEGKLK from the coding sequence ATGCCCAATAAACTTGAAGAAACCGTCCGTGATTTGTTCCGTACCCACGATTTGCATTTGGCCGCCGCCGAATCCTGCACAGGCGGGTTGATCTCACACCGCATCACCGATGTGCCCGGCTCTTCGGAATATTTTACGGGCGGTATCGTGGCTTATTCCTATGAAGCCAAGGCATCCCTGCTGAATGTTTCCTGGGATACCCTCAATACCAAAGGCGCTGTCTCAAAGGAAACGGTCCTCGAAATGGCACGCGGCGTGCGCCATGCATTGCAATCTGACATTGCGGTGAGCGTCAGCGGCATCGCCGGTCCGGGCGGCGGCACGGCGGAGAAACCCGTCGGCACCACATGGATTGGTCTGGTCACCCCCGAAGATGAATGGACGCGTCATTTTATCTGGGCTGGAGATCGTGCACAGAATAAACAATATTCCTGCGATGCCGCCCTGCAATTGATCCTGGATTATCTTGAAGGCAAACTCAAATGA